The Aspergillus fumigatus Af293 chromosome 5, whole genome shotgun sequence nucleotide sequence GTTCGTCGGCAAATCCTCGCCATTTCCGCCAGCCTTCGAAGTCAATCAGAGCTTGCATGCAGCCCCATTCTGTCACCTTTTGTTCCAACCAAGGAAATCCAACAGGCTAACAAAAGGGAGAAAGTCAGCCATCCACCCGGACCAGGATGCATGTAGCGTCGGAATGACATACCTTGGTCAGAAAGTCATTGCAGCCGGCAGCCAGAGCCTCATGCCGATCGCTCTGCAAACTACTGGCGGTCAGAGCGACAATGATAACGGGACTCTTGAACAGAGACAAGTCATGAAGAGTATCCTCCTCAGACAGCGAAACCTCCGATGATGCTTGGTTAACCTCCGGCGATAAAGAACTGGCACTCGATCGTCCCGAGGCCGTCTTGGTGAAGACACCGATCCCGTTTAGGCGCTCAAGTCTCCGGATCTCCTTGGTCGCATCTAACCCGTTCATGACGGGGAGTTGGATGTCCATCAGGACCAAGTGAAACCCACCCTCGCGCCATTTCCTCACCGCCTCTTCACCGTTCGCAGCGCACTTCCAACGGACGCTGAGGCGTTTCATGAAGGCTTCCAGGAGCTTCTGGTTGATGATATTGTCTTCGACGATGAGGACATTGATGGGAGGTACCGTGCCTTCAATAAGGCCACCAAAGGCAGCGTTTGGCGATTGGCCGTTGCCGGCCTTCTTCGGTTTCGTGGGACGAGGGCGCGGCGAGGCAACACGCGCTGGCGGCGTGTGCGTCTTGGTCTGGGGCGACTCGGGAGGAGGACCAGGTGGCGTAGGGACCTGGGGCGCTGCTACGGGAGGCTGAGGACACGAGGCCATATTCGAGTCTACATCTAGTCAGTAAGGAATGGGCTCTTAACGGCACGAAGAATAACAGTGAGAGTCCGCGCATACCTTTTGGATTTGGCGCTGTGCCAAGCATTGTGGGTGAGTTAGTAGTATGTCGAGTGAGTGGTGGCCGGCGGGAATGTCGGTTCGCTCTATTGCCTGGTGAGGGTAGCGGAGGCGCCATACCCGTGGTGAGAATAGAGATTGAGGGGCCCGTATGGTGGGCGTTCACACTCGTAGATGAGGCCGACGGATGAGTGGGGGGGGTCGGGGCATTTGGATTCGCAGGCATGAGCGGAAAGTACTCGCCATGCTCTCCCGGTTCCGAATGGTGATAATATACCGGGTGACGGGGGGACGGCTTCGGCGTCCGCCGTTGAGGGATATCTATGACCAACGCTTCGTCCACCGTCTGACCACCAGGAAAATAAGTGTCAAGGACCACGCCTAACGGTTCCTCGGGACTCAATATCCGCTCGGGCGTAGACTGTCGGTTGGAACCTTCTCGAGGAGAAATGCGGATCATGATATCAGGTGAATCAAATGTTCTCCCTAAAGAGTTGGCGTACTTCATGATAACTTGATCGCGCAGCTCGTCAACAAGCGAATCTTCCATGGTCGGTACCAGGGTGGCCGAGCCCCCTGGCCGTTTGACCCAGACTTTTCGAGGAATCATATCAGCGTTGACTGTGGAAGGGTGACCGCTGCCCTGGCCGAGGTTCTGAGAAGGCCCGAAACCCAGAAGACCACTGATCAAGTGTTGATGTGAGGCTGGAAGAAGCGACTGACGGCGGAACCCCAAGGGGGGCCGCTTCGGAAACggggacgacgacgaagggCCCACGAAATGAAATGCAGATTCTCCAGAAGAGTCCTCGGCGACAGCACCCAAGGACGGAGTCAATTGAGATTCGACTAGTGGCACGCTGGAATTTTCTCGGACTGGTCGATATGCTGCTTGAAGCGAGCTTGCGCCAGTGG carries:
- the ssk1 gene encoding response regulator; this encodes MPDRRLSQLLKSKLLRRSSTTATTSPKQNQKPVNAQKKAAVGADPLVDPNSTSDLSCSLPPHLLTSNEGEGDAKSRAYSIISSIPLDHPSSPDEIPGPATGSSAGCEQYFTHFDRSGANSRQEGSQNGSIQQSPTFTRTLRHKQLTEEKDKGKLQSREGDQRGEYGYQRIRNDSNDSDPQYSLTTELANKPSTPQTPAGDDSLHSPSATPLPLSPSLPGPTGASSLQAAYRPVRENSSVPLVESQLTPSLGAVAEDSSGESAFHFVGPSSSSPFPKRPPLGFRRQSLLPASHQHLISGLLGFGPSQNLGQGSGHPSTVNADMIPRKVWVKRPGGSATLVPTMEDSLVDELRDQVIMKYANSLGRTFDSPDIMIRISPREGSNRQSTPERILSPEEPLGVVLDTYFPGGQTVDEALVIDIPQRRTPKPSPRHPVYYHHSEPGEHGEYFPLMPANPNAPTPPTHPSASSTSVNAHHTGPSISILTTGMAPPLPSPGNRANRHSRRPPLTRHTTNSPTMLGTAPNPKDSNMASCPQPPVAAPQVPTPPGPPPESPQTKTHTPPARVASPRPRPTKPKKAGNGQSPNAAFGGLIEGTVPPINVLIVEDNIINQKLLEAFMKRLSVRWKCAANGEEAVRKWREGGFHLVLMDIQLPVMNGLDATKEIRRLERLNGIGVFTKTASGRSSASSLSPEVNQASSEVSLSEEDTLHDLSLFKSPVIIVALTASSLQSDRHEALAAGCNDFLTKPVGFPWLEQKVTEWGCMQALIDFEGWRKWRGFADEPQSSSPTDGGFTSPLQAGANGVSSRTSTSPSSAAVNATARAFATGPGAGKRKSTVPELTKPVDILPEEPPGSGSGEGNETLDSPASPLTSVHVGDPTEPPGDEEQQALDAT